A genomic stretch from Anoplolepis gracilipes chromosome 16, ASM4749672v1, whole genome shotgun sequence includes:
- the LOC140674482 gene encoding esterase E4-like: protein MEKPIVTVKQGKLQGVFEDNVLGSRYLAFKGIPFAAPPVGKLRFKDPEPPASWEGIRDASKNAGDISIQLKQSPIETIIGDEDCLYLNVYVPNNIYKTTGNPVMVWIHGGAFVMGNGNDISKRPDYLMAKDVILVSINYRLGALGFLNIGHEVASGNQGLKDQVAALRWVKENIETFGGDPNNITVFGSSSGSASTHLLMLSPLSKNLFHKAILQSGVATSIWAVKKNTEASAFKLASIFGNDSKDPKEVVEFLQTIPAAAIINTQFEVVSLEEASITNIPFGPTVDEKSKRPFLPCPVSQLLDDANDIPMIIGCTSHEYIMFLIDASKKNLEKKYAIIELLIQRATNLQDSKKITQLAEQVKEHYFHNKPITKESIPSFIQCLSDLYFCIPAKNFVNDQKKKKQAPIYYYNFSYVGNEMTSTKLMSDNLPMIGASHSDDLTYLFYQLSCKVNDPKPPAIGTKDREVLEILTTIWTNFAKTGNPTPAVDEYITTIWLPVTTDRFNYLDIGDTLQLLTFTDNDNILQKCKY from the exons ATGGAAAAACCGATCGTGACTGTAAAGCAAGGAAAATTACAAGGAGTCTTCGAAGATAATGTCCTCGGTTCTCGTTATCTCGCTTTTAAAGGCATACCTTTTGCTGCTCCGCCAGTAGGCAAGTTGAGATTTAAG GATCCCGAACCTCCAGCTTCCTGGGAAGGTATCCGAGACGCTTCCAAAAATGCCGGTGATATTAGTATACAATTGAAACAATCGCCGATTGAAACGATAATTGGCGACGAAGATTGCCTTTATCTTAACGTTTATGTACCaaacaatatttacaagaCGACAGGGAATCCAGTCATGGTTTGGATTCATGGTGGAGCTTTTGTTATGGGTAATGGCAATGATATTAGCAAACGGCCCGATTATCTCATGGCAAAAGATGTCATTCTAGTGTCTATAAATTACAGACTCGGTGCTTTAG gttttttaaatattggtCATGAAGTGGCAAGCGGAAATCAAGGCTTGAAGGATCAAGTTGCCGCATTGAGATGGGTCAAGGAAAATATCGAGACTTTTGGCGGAGATCCGAACAACATCACTGTTTTTGGTTCTAGTTCAGGCAGTGCATCCACACATTTATTGATGCTATCACCGTTAtctaaaa ATCTCTTTCACAAGGCTATTCTTCAGAGTGGTGTAGCTACAAGTATTTGGGCAGtcaaaaaaaatacagaagcCAGTGCTTTCAAGCTCGCGTCAATATTTGGTAACGATTCTAAGGATCCCAAGGAAGTTGTTGAGTTTCTTCAAACGATACCTGCTGCTGCGATCATTAATACGCAATTTGAAGTTGTCTCTCTGGAG GAAGCGAGCATTACAAATATTCCGTTTGGACCTACGGTCGATGAAAAATCAAAGAGACCTTTTCTGCCATGCCCTGTATCTCAATTACTCGATGACGCCAATGATATACCAATGATAATTGGTTGTACTTCTCATGAATACATCATGTTTCTTATAG ATgccagtaaaaaaaatttagagaaaaagtATGCGATTATAGAGCTTTTAATACAAAGGGCAACAAACTTGCAAGACTCGAAAAAGATAACGCAATTGGCAGAGCAAGTTAAAgaacattattttcataataagcCAATTACTAAAGAGAGTATTCCATCTTTTATACAATGTTTGAGTGacttgtatttttgtattccTGCTAAGAATTTTGTGAATgatcaaaagaaaaagaagcagGCACCGAtctattactataatttttcctACGTCGGTAATGAAATGACATCCACGAAACTTATGTCGGATAATTTGCCTATGATTG GAGCTTCTCACTCTGATGATCTGACATATCTTTTTTACCAGTTATCCTGTAAAGTCAATGATCCTAAACCGCCGGCGATAGGTACAAAGGATCGAGAAGTGTTAGAAATTCTTACTACAATATGGACCAATTTTGCAAAGACAGG AAATCCTACACCTGCTGTTGATGAGTATATAACTACTATTTGGCTACCGGTAACAACTGATAGATTTAATTACTTGGATATCGGCGATACTCTTCAACTTTTAACATTTACTGATAATGATaacatattacaaaaatgcAAATACTA